The following are encoded together in the Tatumella ptyseos genome:
- a CDS encoding LysR family transcriptional regulator yields MNYSLRQLRIFVAVAEQQSFSRAGELIGLSQSAVSHAVKELEQTLALRLIDRTTREVVLTSAGKQLASRMTLLIDDMDSLIKDLHSHGEQRTGTVRVAASQTISAQLMPKCLAACQQRYPEIRLLLQDSVQQSVIQAVLQEEVDFGIVIELQNTREFETQPILQDPFLLLCRDDDPLAEQPRVSWTDIALRQCVLQDYASGSRVLIDAIFQQQGGHPEVVQQVGHPSTLFTMVDAGIGISILPALALPLPRETQLTVRKIIPERGRLLTLIRRKNRSLSPAAEVIWQLITEQAQQLAEKRQISVR; encoded by the coding sequence ATGAATTATAGTTTACGGCAACTGCGTATCTTTGTTGCGGTGGCAGAGCAACAGAGTTTTAGTCGAGCAGGGGAGTTGATTGGCTTGAGTCAGTCGGCAGTCAGCCATGCCGTTAAAGAATTGGAGCAGACACTCGCATTACGTTTGATTGATCGCACCACACGAGAAGTGGTTTTGACCTCAGCGGGCAAACAACTTGCCTCACGCATGACCTTATTGATTGACGATATGGATAGTTTAATCAAGGATTTACATAGTCATGGCGAACAGCGCACCGGTACCGTCAGGGTAGCGGCGAGCCAGACAATTTCAGCACAGTTAATGCCAAAATGTTTAGCTGCCTGCCAACAGCGCTACCCAGAGATACGATTACTGCTACAAGACAGTGTGCAGCAATCAGTGATACAGGCGGTGCTACAGGAGGAAGTTGATTTTGGTATTGTAATTGAACTTCAAAACACGCGAGAGTTTGAGACACAACCTATCCTGCAAGATCCTTTCCTTTTATTATGTCGAGACGATGACCCACTCGCGGAGCAGCCTCGAGTCTCTTGGACAGATATCGCCTTGCGCCAATGCGTGTTACAAGATTACGCTTCGGGGAGCCGAGTACTGATTGATGCCATTTTCCAGCAGCAAGGTGGTCACCCTGAAGTTGTCCAGCAAGTGGGACACCCCAGCACGCTGTTTACGATGGTCGATGCAGGGATTGGGATTAGTATTCTGCCGGCACTCGCACTCCCTCTACCGCGTGAGACCCAGCTAACAGTCAGAAAAATTATCCCGGAGAGGGGACGATTACTGACATTGATCCGTCGGAAAAATCGATCATTATCTCCCGCTGCAGAAGTGATATGGCAACTGATTACCGAGCAAGCGCAGCAGTTGGCTGAAAAGCGGCAAATTAGTGTACGTTAG